The Vulpes lagopus strain Blue_001 chromosome 14, ASM1834538v1, whole genome shotgun sequence genome window below encodes:
- the GSTT2B gene encoding glutathione S-transferase theta-2B encodes MGLELYLDLLSQPCRAVYIFAKRNGIPFELRPVEIFRGQLLSKDFSQINSLCKVPALKDGDFILSESTAILIYLSCKYPTADHWYPSNLQARARIHEYLGWHADCVRGTFGAPLWIQVLAPLIGVHLPEEKVQRNRAAIDRALQQLEDKFLRDQAFLTGQDVTLADLMALEELIQPVAVGFDLFEGRPKLAAWRERLEAFLGTDLCQETHGLILNILEQAANKKIPDPAPEIYPYMLLRISRIP; translated from the exons ATGGGCCTGGAGCTCTACCTGGACCTGCTGTCCCAGCCCTGCCGCGCCGTCTACATCTTCGCCAAGAGGAACGGCATCCCCTTCGAGCTGCGCCCCGTGGAGATATTCAGAG GGCAGCTCCTGAGCAAGGATTTCTCCCAGATTAACAGCCTGTGcaaggtccctgccctcaaggatgGGGACTTCATCTTGAGCGAAAG cacTGCCATCTTGATATACCTGAGCTGCAAGTACCCGACGGCGGACCACTGGTACCCCTCCAACCTCCAGGCCCGTGCCCGCATCCATGAGTACCTGGGCTGGCATGCCGACTGCGTCCGTGGCACCTTCGGCGCGCCCCTTTGGATTCAG GTGTTGGCACCGCTCATTGGGGTCCACTTGCCTGAGGAGAAGGTGCAGCGTAACAGGGCCGCCATCGACCGGGCGCTGCAGCAGCTAGAGGACAAGTTCCTGAGGGACCAGGCCTTCCTCACAGGCCAGGACGTGACACTGGCCGACCTCATGGCACTGGAGGAGCTGATACAG CCTGTGGCTGTTGGCTTTGACCTCTTTGAGGGACGGCCGAAACTGGCAGCATGGCGTGAGCGACTGGAGGCTTTCCTGGGTACGGATCTCTGCCAGGAGACCCATGGTCTCATCCTGAACATCTTGGAGCAGGCGGCCAACAAAAAGATCCCGGACCCTGCCCCGGAAATCTATCCTTATATGCTGCTTCGTATTTCCAGGATCCCCTGA